Genomic window (Longimicrobium sp.):
GCGCGCTGCGCCCGTTCGACGCCGAGCAGTTCCCGCAGCAGCTGGCCGAGATGGTGGCGCTCTCGCGCGGCGAGTTTCCTGCGGGGCACCCGTTCCACCGGGTGCGCGTGGTGCCGATGGGGGTGCCGCTACCGCCGGTGTGGCTGCTGGGGTCCAGCGGCGCGAGCGCGCGGATGGCGGGAGAGATGGGGATGGGGTACGCCTTCGCCAGCCACTTCAGCCCCGCGCCCGCCGGCCCGCCGCTGCAGGCGTACCGCGACGCGTTCCAGCCGAGCGAGGCCTTTCCGCGGCCGCACGCGATCGTGGCCGCCTCGGTCGTCTGCGCGGAGACGGAGGACGAGGCGGAGCGGCTGGCCACGTCCATGCAGCTGGCGTGGGTGCGGCTGCACCGCGGCCAGTTCGGCCCGCTCCCCAGCCCCGAGGAGGCGGCCGCGTACGACTACACGCCACAGGACCTGACGGTCGTCGCCAACTACCGCCGCCTGCAGGTCGTCGGCACCCCCGCCCAGGTCCGCGAAAAGCTCGACGCCCTCGTGGCCGACACCCACGCCGACGAGCTCATGATCATCACCGCCGTCCACTCGCACGAGGCGCGGCTGCGCTCGTACGAGCTGCTGGCGGCGGAGCATGGGATCGTCGCCCCGTCCCCGGTGACCGAGCGAAAGCAGGGCGTTACGGGATGACCACGCTTCCCGGACCGGGACAATCGCAGGCGCCGGGAATCGTCGACTGCAGCGTCAGCTCGGTCAGGCGGGGCAGGCCGACGACGGTGGGGCGTACCCAGCGACGAAGCGGCCGGCCTTCGCGGTCTGCGGCCACTTCGGCGGCAGATCCATGGATGGTCTCGGAGCGTTTCGGTCGCTTCATCACGCTCTCCTCTCGCCGGGGATTCCGTCGGAGTGGCTCTGTCCCCGAAATATAAAAGCACAGAACCAGACGCAAACGAGCACCGGCCCGTCCTGTCACGCGGCCGGGTCGGTCCCGGTCCACTCGGCCGCGAAGCCGGTGCACTGCGGTTGAAGACGCTGGCTTCGGCACCGTCACGGTGCACTCCACCTGGTGGTTTGCCTCCCGAGTGTCGTGCTGTTTCGGATGAGCAGCAAAGACGAGTGTCCTCTGGATCTCGTCTCGATGAAACAACACGGGACCGCGGCATCACTACACTAGGATTCCGCCGGCAGCGTGAGGGTGAACGTGCTGCCGGCGCCGAGGGTGCTGGCCACGCTCAGGTCGCCGCCCATGCCGCGGGCCAGGTCGCGGCTGATGGCCAGCCCCAGGCCGCTCCCCTCGCTGCGGCGGGTGCTGCTCATGTCCACCTGCACGAACGGGTCGAACACCGAGACCTGCTTCTCGGGCGGAATGCCGATCCCCGTGTCGGCCACGGAGAGCCACACCACCCCGGGCCCGGCGCGCCCCGCGTCCACCCGCACCCGCCCGCCCGGCGGCGTGAACTTCAGCGCGTTGCTGAGCAGGTTGATCACGATCTGCTGCACCTTCTCGCGGTCGGCGCGGGCCACGGTTCGCGGCGGGATCTCCATCTCCAGCGCCAGCCCCTTGGAGAGCATCTGCGGCTCCACCATGGGCGTCACGTCGGCCATCAATCCGCCCAGCTCCACGTCTTCCAGCATGTACTCCACCCGGCCGGACTCGATGCGCGCCAGGTTCAGCACGTCGTTGATCAGCCGCAGCAGGTGCTTCTGGCTGCGCCCGATGCGGTCCAGCGCCTCGCGCTGCGCGTCGGTCACCGGCCCGTGGATCCCCATCTCCATCAGCTGCACGTAGCCGGCGATGGCGTTCAGCGGGGTGCGCAGCTCGTGGCTCATCACCGCCAGGAACGAGCTCTTCGCCCGGTTGGCGTCGTCGGCCGCCGCGCGCTGCCGCTCCAGCTCGATCCCGCGCTCGGTCAGCTCGTCGTTCAGCGCGCGCAGGTGGTCGGCCTGCATCTCCAGCTCGGTGGCCTGCTCGCGCAGCTGCTCCTGCGAGAGCTCCAGCTCCACCGCCTGCTCCTCCAGCTGCTCGTTGGCCGCGCGCAGCTCCTCGGCGTGCTCCTCGGCCTGGGCGCGGGCGCGCTCGGCCTCCTTGCGCGCGGCCAGCAGCGCTTCCTCGAACTTGCGCCGCTCGCGCACCTGCACGACCACGCAGTCGTTGGCCCACGCGCCCGCGCGCTCGCGGCGCACCGCGTTGGCCAGCACCGCCACGTCGCCGCCGCCGGCGCCGCGCAGCACCAGGAACACCTCGTCCGCGCGGCCGTGCATGCGGATGAGGGGGAAGAAGTGCGTCTGCCAGAACAGGCGCGCGCCGGTGGTCAGCACCGTGTCCAGCCGGCGGCCCACCAGCTCGCCGGGGGCGTACCCCAGCATTTCGGCCAGCGTGGCGTTGGCCAGGGTGATGGTGCCGTCGTCGGCGAACGACAGGAACCCCGCGGGCGCATGGTCCAGCAGCGGGTCCAGCGCCCGCGCGGGGGCGCCCACCGCCTCGCTCACGCGGCGTGCGCGGGCTGCAGGTACTCGCGGATCAGCTCGATGGTCTCTTCCGGGTGGCTCATGTGCGGGCAGTGGCCGGTGGCATTCATCTGCCGGAACGTGCTTCCCGGCATCTGCCCGTGCACGTACTCGCCCACCTCGGTGGGCGCCACCATGTCGTCCGAGCACTGCAGGATCAGCGCGGGCACCCTCACCCGCGGCAGGTCGTCGCGGTTGTCGGAGAGGAAGGTGGCCTCGGCGAAGCGTCTGGAGATGACGGGGTCGGTGGAGCAGAAGCTTTCCGTCAGCTCCTCGCCCAGCTCCGGGCGGTCGGGGTTCTTCATGATGGCGGGCGCCAGGAAGCCGGCCCAGCCGATGTAGTTGTGCTCCATCATCTCCAGCAGCCCGTCGATGTCGGCGCGCTCGAAGCCGCCCACGTACGGCGGGTCGTTCACGTAGCGGGGGCTGGGCCCGATCAGCACCAGCCGCTCGAAGCGCTCCGGCTCCCGGTTGGCCGCCAGCACCGCCACCATGCTGCTGACCGAGTGGGCGACGAGAACCACGTCGCGCAGGTCCAGCGCGTGCACCACGTCCAGCACGTCCTGCGCGTAGCCGTCCAGCGTGGCGTAGCGCCGGGGATCGTAGGCCGAGAGGTCGCTCTTTCCCGAGCCCACGTAGTCGAAGAGCACCACCTGGTAGTCGTCCTCGAAGGCCGGCGCCACGAAGCGCCACATGTTCTGGTCGCACCCGAAGCCGTGCGCGAAGAGCATGGGCTGGGTGCCGCGCCCGGAGACGCGGACGTTGTTGCGGGAGAGGGCTTCGACGGGCATGATCGTCCGCTGCGGGTTTTCGGGATCGGGCGGCCGCGGGCCGCTGGAGGTTCGGAAACGAGACACCCGGCCCGTTCCCCGTGTTGGGGCGCCGGGCCGGTCCGGCCGTACGGCAGAATGGAAGGGTGATGCAAGAATAAACCCGAAGCCGACGGGGCAGAGGGACAAACTCCGTACGTGCGGGGACCGGCCGTGATGACCGGCGGGCGTTCGGGGATGGGATCGAGGCAGCGGTGGAGCGGAGGTGCGGCGGAGGAGCAGGGGGACGACGAGAGCGGCCGCGAGGAGAGATCTCCCCGCGGCCGCGATGTTCGGACCGTTCTGCGCCTACGCGCTCACGGAATCGGCCGGCAGGGGTAGATGCCGCAGGTTCCGTAGCCGTTGCAGGTGCGGTCGAACTCCGTGGGACAGTAGTCGATGGAGCAGGCGGGCGTGAGGTCGTGGCCCCGGACCGTTCCACGCTCCGCGCGGTCGTCCGCCTGCGCCTCGAACGACTCCACCCGCAGGCTGCTCACGTCCAGGTTCAGCTTGTTCATCTTCGCGTTCTCCAGGATGCAGCGGTGAACGAAGGCGGGCGGGATCTCGGGTGATCCCGCCCGTGCCATCCCAGGCCTCAGGGAACCTGCTTGCAGGGGTAGATGCCGCACGTGCCGTAGCCGCGGCAGGTGTAGTCGTAGCAGGTCAGGTCGATGGTGGCCTCGTGCCCGCGGACGGTGCCGCGGTCGGCGCGGTCCTTCGCCTCGGCCTCGAACGACTCCACCTGCAGATTGTTCACGTCCAGGTTCAGCTTGCTGGCCATGCGGATCTCTCCGGTTCGGGCGGTGGATGCCGGCCCGCGGACGCGGCGCCGGCGCGAACGGCCGCGCTCTGCCCGGAGCGCCGCCGACGATTCAAGTATCAGATGACATCCGCCTGCAAACGCTGCATCGCCAAGGCGGAAAAGTACCGAGTGCCGCTCGTCGTCAGCTCGTCTGCCCTGTCTACCTGCCGTCATCTCCCGACCCCGCATCCCGCTCGTCCCGTCCGAGGTGCCGCGGGCGAACCTGGTTGCACCCCAGATCCGCATGTTTCCCAGAATCTGCCGTCTTTTTACATTATTCGTCTTAAAATATGTATATGAGGCTTGCGCCGCCAGCCCTGTACCGCTCCGATCCGAATGAAGGCGTCCGGACTGGCAGGAAGATGCTCCGAACGGTGCCAAACCGCGCATCGACTCGGGATTTTAACTATCCCCTTAATTGACATGGACTTAGGATTGGGCTAGATTTGAAGCCATACAACACAGCGCGCGAGATGGGCTCGGGGATGCGGGAAGACCGCGTCGCCCGGAAGCGCTCCCTGGCCACGGTCCGGGGGCGCTGCGCGCGAGAATGGACCGAGCTTTCGGGCGGCCGCCACCCGGTCGCCTTCACCAGACGCGAGATTCGATGCTTCGCCAACGCCTGCTGACCATCGCTGCCTGCGCCACCGCTGCCGGTTTCGGGGGCGCCGTGCTGAGCCAGAACGGGCACACCACGTTCGCGCAGGCCGCTTCGGCGCGCACGGCGCCCGTGGCGCAGGCGCCCGCGCCGCACGTTCAGCCCGTGCTGACCGCCGCGCGCGCCGTGCTGGCCGCCGGCGGCATCGAGAACGGGACGGCGGTGTCGGCGGTGCAGACGGCGCTGGCCGCGCTGGCCCCCAGCGTGGAGAAGCAGAGCGATCCCGAGGCGCTGAAGAAGGCCTTCACCGCGTACTTCGCGTACAAGGCCCAGCACCCGGACAAGGTGCGCAAGCCGTTCCTGTACTTCGTGGACTACGGCCTGGCGGCCACCACGCCCCGCGGCTACGTGTTCGACATGCAGCGGATGAAGGTGGTGGACGGTCCGTTCATGGTGGCGCACGGGCGCGGCTCGGCGCCGGCCGGCACCAACGTGCCGACCCGCTTCGGCAACAAGATGGGCGCGGCCACCACCTCGCTGGGGCTGTACCTGGCGCAGGAGACCTACGCGTTCGTGGGGCACACGGGCGGCAAGGCGTACCGCAGCGTGGGGCTGCGGCTGGCGGGGCTCTCGGGGAAGTTCAACGGCGCGGCCCGGGCGCGCGGCGTGGTGGCGCACGGCGCCCCGTACGTCACGGCCAGCAAGGCCGGCCGCAGCGAGGGGTGCCCGGCCCTGGAGCCGGCGCGGGCGCAGCAGCTGCTGCCCAAGCTGAGCAACGGCGGCATGGTCTTCCTGTTCTCGCCCAACGACGCGGCCTGGATGCAGCAGGACCCCTGGGCCGGCGACGCCACCAACGGCTGACCGTCGCGGGGGATGAAAACGAGCGGGCGCGGGAGATGGTGGCATCTCCCGCGCCCGCTTTTTTTGTAGTCTCCCGTCAGCCGGGATCAGTTTCCCAAGCTCCCCTGATGACGTCATCCTGAGGCCGGCCACACCGAATTCCGAACATTCACAAGCATTTGCAGGCCGAAGGATCTATAGCCAGTCCAGCACGTCAGCCTTCATTCCACGCCGATCCGCGAAATCCGCCTCCCAACCCTTGTCATCGAAGCCCCACGGACGTCATCCTGACGCCCAAAACAGACCGACTCTTACGTGGCGAGGGGTTCGGAGCGATGGATTCCCCGTGTCGCCCGAAGCCTCCGCCGCTCACCGCATCCGGGCACGCCGATGGCATCCGACGACCGCTACTACGTCTACGTGATGTCGAACGTCAGCCGCACGCTGTACATCGGGATGACCAACGACCTGGTCCGCCGCGTCTGGGAGCACAAGCAGAAAACGGTTCCCGGCTTCACGGCCACGTACAACGTGACTCAGCTCGTCTACTTCGAGGAGGCCGCGCATCCGCAGGTCGCGATCGCGCGTGAGAAGGAGCTGAAGGGGTGGCGGCGGTCACGGAAGAGATCGCGCTGGTTTCGGCCGCGAACCCGACGTGGCGCGACCTGTCGGAGGACGAGGGGTTCTTCACGCCCTTCCGGTGATCGCGCGGACGTCGAGGGAATTCGGCGCGCGGGGGCGGCGGACGTGCGGGACCGGCTATAGATCCTTCGGCCTGCAAGCGATGTAGCGGGGATGGGTTGCGGTGTGGCCGGCCTCAGGATGACGTCCTGGGGATGGTTGCCGCGAGGATATGTATCGTATTCCCTTGCCACCCCCCCGGCGCGGGGCTTGAGGTACCCGACCGGCCGGGTTCGTGCGGTGTACAACGTTCGTCACGACGCGGGAATCCGATCGATCCAAGGGAAGCATGGCGGAAGCGGAAGCCTCGCGGCTCTTTGCCGGCGAGGGCGAGATGCGCGCGCTGTACCGCGAGAAGGACTGGGCGGCCACCCCGCTGGGCCCCGTCGCGGCGTGGCCCGCGGCGCTGCGCGTGGCGGTGGCCAACACGCTGGCCTCGTCGTTCGCGGGGATCGTGCTGTGGGGGCCGGAGCTGATCCAGCTGTACAACGACGAGTACATCCGCTTCATGGGCGTGAAGCACCCGTGGGGGCTGGGCATTCCCAACCAGGCGTGCTGGCCCGAGGTGTGGGAGTTCAACGAGCCCCTGTTCCGGCGCGTGCTGGCCGGCGAGACCATCAACCTGCGGGACCAGCTCTACCGCCTGCAGCGGCGCGGGCAGGACGCGCCGCCGGACGACGTCTTCATCACCCTGTGCTTCAGCCCCGCGTACGACGAGGCCGGGGCGGTGGGCGGGGTGAGCGTGACGCTGATCGACACCACCGACCAGGTGGCCGGCCGACGCTCGCAGGCCGCGCTGGCCGAGAGCGAGGCGCGCGTGCGCACCGTGCTGGAGCAGGCGCCCGTGGCCGTGGCGGTGATGGAGGGCCCGGAGCACGTCTACACCCTGGTCAGCCCGCGCTACGCCGAGACCCCGGGCGGCGGGCGCCCGCTGCTGGGGCTGTCGGTGCGCCAGGCGTTCCCGGAGATCGACGAGCAGGGGCTTCCCGCCGTCATCGACCGCGTGTACGAGACGGGCGAGCCTTTCTTCGCCGGCGAGCGGCGGGTGTGGCTGGACCGCGACGGCGACGGGCTGGTGGAGGAGTACTTCTTCGACCTGGGCTACCAGCCGCTGCGCGACCCCGACGGCGCGGTGTACGCGGTGGCCAGCGTGGCGGTGGAGGTCACCGCGCAGGTGCGGGCGCGGCTGGAGGTGGAAGAGCACCGCCGGGCCGCCGAGCGGGCGCGCGAGCACCTGACGCGCACCTTCGAGCAGGCGCCGGTGCCCATCGCCGTGCTGGAGGGGCCCGAGCACGTGTTCACCCTGGCCAACCCGCCGTACCGCGCGCTGGTGGGCGGGCGCGAGCTGGACGGCCGCACCGTGCCCGAGGCGTTCCCGGAGCTGGCCACCGAGGGGATCTACGAGCTGCTGCAGCGCGTGTACACGAGCGGCGAGGCGTTCGTGGCCGAGGAGCTGAAGGTGCCGCTGCAGCGCCGCCCCGACGCCGAGCCCGAGGACCGCGTGCTGAACTTCGTGTACCAGCCGCTGCGCGACGCCGAGGGGCAGGTGTACGCCATCTCCGCCGTGGCCATCGACGTGACCGACCAGGTGCGGGGGCGGGAGATGGCGGAAGCCGCCAACCGCGCCAAGGCCGAGTTCCTGGCCAGCATGAGCCACGAGCTGCGCACCCCGCTGAACGCCATCGCCGGGTACGCCGACCTGCTGCTGATGGGGGTGCGCGGCGAGCTTCCCGAGGCCGCCCGCGCCGACGTGGACCGGATGCGCCGCAGTGGCCAGCACCTGCTCTCGCTGATCAACGACATCCTGAACTTCGCGCGGATCGAGGCGGGGCAGCTGAGCTACCACCTGGAGAAGGTGCCGGTGGCCGGGCTGCTGGCCGACCTGGACGCGCTGGTGATGCCGCAGGTAACGCAGCGCGGGCTGACCTACCAGTCGTCGCGCGGCGAGGGCGGGCTGGCGGTGCGCGCCGACGCGGAGAAGACGCGGCAGATCCTGCTGAACCTGGTGACCAACGCCATCAAGTTCACCGAGCCGGGGGGCACCATCCGCGTGTCGTACCACCGCGCCGACGGCGGGGTGCGGATCCGGGTGAGCGACACGGGGCGGGGGATCGCGCCCGAGCAGCAGCAGCGCATCTTCGACCCGTTCGTGCAGGTGGACCGCCACCTCACCTCCGAGAGCCAGCAGGGCGTGGGCCTGGGCCTGGCCATCAGCCGCGACCTGGCGCGCGGGATGGGCGGCGACCTGGGCGTCCGCAGCACGCCGGGCGAGGGGAGCACCTTCACCCTCTGGCTCCCGTCGTTCGACGCCGAGGCGAGACCCGGCGGCAGGGACCGGGCGGAGCAGGCGGCCGGCGCCGGCGCGTAATCGGGCTTCATCTCGGATTCCACGCGGAGAAGCGGAGCAGCAGAGAAAACTCCTCTGCTGCTCCGCTTTTCCGCGTGAACCCTGCTCCTCACTATCTCCGCGGACGGGGCGGGGGCGGCGCGCCGTGATCACCGTCCGCTGGCGGGGAACCGCCGGGAGCCCCGCGCATCCGGCCTCCACCCGGCCCGCAGGGGCCGCCGGGACCGGGGTGCATCGCCATCATCTCCCAGGCGCGGGCCTGCTGGTCAGCGGTGAGCACGGCCAGGGCGTCGCGCAGGTCGGCGCGGACCTGCTCGCGCATCTGCTCGTGCTGCTGGCGCATGCGCGCGGCGTCGGCGTCGCCCGGACGCTGGCCGGGGCGCTGGGCTTCGCGGCGGTCGGCGGCGCGCCGGGCGAGGGCGGCGAGGCGGATCACCTGCGCGTCGCTCAGCTTCAGCTCGCCGGTATGGCCGAGCAGGAAGCCGGCGGCGGGGGGCGGGGGCATGGGCGGCGGAGGACCGCCGGGCATCGGCCCGTCACCGGGGCCGCCCGGCGGGGGCGGGTTCTGCGCGGCGAGCGGCGCCGCGGCC
Coding sequences:
- a CDS encoding LLM class flavin-dependent oxidoreductase encodes the protein MALPLSVLDLAPVASGSTPADAFRNMVEMARLADRLGFVRFWLAEHHGMPNIASSSPEILIEHVASKTERIRVGSGGIMLPNHAPLRIAEAFHTLEALHPGRIDLGIGRAPGTDPVTSSALRPFDAEQFPQQLAEMVALSRGEFPAGHPFHRVRVVPMGVPLPPVWLLGSSGASARMAGEMGMGYAFASHFSPAPAGPPLQAYRDAFQPSEAFPRPHAIVAASVVCAETEDEAERLATSMQLAWVRLHRGQFGPLPSPEEAAAYDYTPQDLTVVANYRRLQVVGTPAQVREKLDALVADTHADELMIITAVHSHEARLRSYELLAAEHGIVAPSPVTERKQGVTG
- a CDS encoding PAS domain-containing sensor histidine kinase, which produces MSEAVGAPARALDPLLDHAPAGFLSFADDGTITLANATLAEMLGYAPGELVGRRLDTVLTTGARLFWQTHFFPLIRMHGRADEVFLVLRGAGGGDVAVLANAVRRERAGAWANDCVVVQVRERRKFEEALLAARKEAERARAQAEEHAEELRAANEQLEEQAVELELSQEQLREQATELEMQADHLRALNDELTERGIELERQRAAADDANRAKSSFLAVMSHELRTPLNAIAGYVQLMEMGIHGPVTDAQREALDRIGRSQKHLLRLINDVLNLARIESGRVEYMLEDVELGGLMADVTPMVEPQMLSKGLALEMEIPPRTVARADREKVQQIVINLLSNALKFTPPGGRVRVDAGRAGPGVVWLSVADTGIGIPPEKQVSVFDPFVQVDMSSTRRSEGSGLGLAISRDLARGMGGDLSVASTLGAGSTFTLTLPAES
- a CDS encoding alpha/beta hydrolase — its product is MPVEALSRNNVRVSGRGTQPMLFAHGFGCDQNMWRFVAPAFEDDYQVVLFDYVGSGKSDLSAYDPRRYATLDGYAQDVLDVVHALDLRDVVLVAHSVSSMVAVLAANREPERFERLVLIGPSPRYVNDPPYVGGFERADIDGLLEMMEHNYIGWAGFLAPAIMKNPDRPELGEELTESFCSTDPVISRRFAEATFLSDNRDDLPRVRVPALILQCSDDMVAPTEVGEYVHGQMPGSTFRQMNATGHCPHMSHPEETIELIREYLQPAHAA
- a CDS encoding murein L,D-transpeptidase catalytic domain-containing protein, which encodes MLRQRLLTIAACATAAGFGGAVLSQNGHTTFAQAASARTAPVAQAPAPHVQPVLTAARAVLAAGGIENGTAVSAVQTALAALAPSVEKQSDPEALKKAFTAYFAYKAQHPDKVRKPFLYFVDYGLAATTPRGYVFDMQRMKVVDGPFMVAHGRGSAPAGTNVPTRFGNKMGAATTSLGLYLAQETYAFVGHTGGKAYRSVGLRLAGLSGKFNGAARARGVVAHGAPYVTASKAGRSEGCPALEPARAQQLLPKLSNGGMVFLFSPNDAAWMQQDPWAGDATNG
- a CDS encoding PAS domain-containing sensor histidine kinase encodes the protein MAEAEASRLFAGEGEMRALYREKDWAATPLGPVAAWPAALRVAVANTLASSFAGIVLWGPELIQLYNDEYIRFMGVKHPWGLGIPNQACWPEVWEFNEPLFRRVLAGETINLRDQLYRLQRRGQDAPPDDVFITLCFSPAYDEAGAVGGVSVTLIDTTDQVAGRRSQAALAESEARVRTVLEQAPVAVAVMEGPEHVYTLVSPRYAETPGGGRPLLGLSVRQAFPEIDEQGLPAVIDRVYETGEPFFAGERRVWLDRDGDGLVEEYFFDLGYQPLRDPDGAVYAVASVAVEVTAQVRARLEVEEHRRAAERAREHLTRTFEQAPVPIAVLEGPEHVFTLANPPYRALVGGRELDGRTVPEAFPELATEGIYELLQRVYTSGEAFVAEELKVPLQRRPDAEPEDRVLNFVYQPLRDAEGQVYAISAVAIDVTDQVRGREMAEAANRAKAEFLASMSHELRTPLNAIAGYADLLLMGVRGELPEAARADVDRMRRSGQHLLSLINDILNFARIEAGQLSYHLEKVPVAGLLADLDALVMPQVTQRGLTYQSSRGEGGLAVRADAEKTRQILLNLVTNAIKFTEPGGTIRVSYHRADGGVRIRVSDTGRGIAPEQQQRIFDPFVQVDRHLTSESQQGVGLGLAISRDLARGMGGDLGVRSTPGEGSTFTLWLPSFDAEARPGGRDRAEQAAGAGA